The following are encoded in a window of Arthrobacter sp. OAP107 genomic DNA:
- a CDS encoding DUF1810 domain-containing protein has product MNDPYDLERFLTAQNDGATYPQALQELRAGSKRSHWMWFVFPQVAGLGQSATSRRYAIASLDEARAYLQHPVLGPRLIECATAVDNVGNRGAAEIFGGIDSRKLQSSMTLFLRAAPEEQIFRRVLEHYFGGEADAATDRLLAGPPS; this is encoded by the coding sequence ATGAACGACCCCTATGACTTGGAGCGGTTCCTCACTGCGCAGAATGACGGTGCCACCTACCCCCAGGCCCTGCAGGAGCTCCGCGCAGGCAGCAAGCGCAGCCACTGGATGTGGTTCGTCTTTCCCCAGGTTGCCGGCCTCGGGCAAAGCGCCACCTCCAGAAGGTATGCCATCGCATCCCTCGATGAAGCCCGGGCATATCTGCAGCATCCCGTGCTGGGACCGCGGCTGATCGAATGCGCCACGGCGGTGGATAACGTGGGCAACCGCGGCGCGGCGGAGATTTTCGGCGGGATCGACTCCCGGAAGCTTCAGTCCTCCATGACGCTGTTCCTGCGGGCGGCCCCCGAAGAACAGATATTCCGGCGCGTTTTGGAACACTACTTTGGCGGGGAGGCCGACGCCGCCACCGACAGGCTGTTGGCGGGCCCGCCCAGCTAA
- a CDS encoding CsbD family protein yields MGLDDKIDNAAEKLGGKAKEGAGKASDDPGLEAEGKTDQAKADLKQAGEKVKDAFKKD; encoded by the coding sequence ATGGGTCTGGACGACAAGATCGACAATGCAGCGGAAAAGCTTGGCGGCAAGGCCAAGGAGGGGGCTGGCAAGGCCAGCGACGATCCGGGCCTCGAAGCCGAGGGCAAGACTGACCAGGCGAAGGCCGATCTGAAACAGGCCGGTGAAAAGGTCAAGGACGCCTTCAAGAAGGACTGA
- a CDS encoding metallophosphoesterase, which translates to MSLRLVLVADTHVPKRARALPEQVWAAVEEADVVFHAGDWVSEGLLDEFEQRSRRLVGVYGNNDGDGLRRRLPETAGVTLDGVRFSMIHETGQAKGREQRCEALFPDTNVLVFGHSHIPWDTVGPGGMRLLNPGSPTDRRRQPVCTYMTAVVVNGSLTDVQLVAVGTKP; encoded by the coding sequence ATGAGCCTCCGCCTGGTCCTTGTTGCCGACACCCACGTCCCGAAGCGCGCCCGGGCACTGCCTGAACAGGTGTGGGCCGCCGTCGAAGAAGCGGACGTGGTGTTCCACGCCGGTGACTGGGTCAGCGAGGGCCTGCTGGACGAGTTCGAACAGCGCAGCCGGCGACTGGTCGGCGTTTACGGTAACAACGACGGCGACGGGCTCCGGCGGCGCTTGCCCGAGACTGCTGGCGTGACGCTCGACGGCGTTCGGTTCAGCATGATCCACGAGACCGGTCAGGCGAAGGGCCGGGAGCAGCGTTGCGAGGCCCTCTTTCCGGATACCAACGTGCTGGTTTTCGGCCACTCGCACATTCCCTGGGACACAGTGGGGCCCGGCGGAATGCGCCTGCTCAACCCCGGCTCCCCCACGGACCGCCGCCGGCAACCAGTCTGCACGTACATGACCGCCGTCGTCGTGAACGGCAGTTTGACCGACGTCCAGCTGGTGGCGGTCGGCACCAAGCCCTGA
- a CDS encoding NUDIX hydrolase has translation MEKIIPPSPGDPRRPLGPRDPGDAWVEGDRGKFWGRFGSAGLLAHDPAKGVLLQHRATWSHHGGTWGLPGGALHQGEDAVTGALREAHEEAAVPEESVKLLFTSVFDVGYWSYTTVAVRVLEPFEPAINDPESIELLWIPVEEVAGINLHPTFAASWPELRGRLLDGIGDGHR, from the coding sequence ATGGAGAAAATCATTCCGCCCTCACCGGGTGATCCCCGCCGTCCCCTTGGCCCCCGCGACCCGGGCGACGCGTGGGTGGAGGGCGACCGGGGGAAGTTCTGGGGGCGCTTCGGTTCGGCGGGCCTGCTGGCCCATGATCCCGCGAAGGGCGTCCTGCTGCAGCACCGCGCCACATGGAGCCACCACGGCGGAACCTGGGGACTTCCCGGCGGCGCACTGCACCAGGGCGAGGACGCCGTGACGGGCGCACTGCGCGAGGCGCACGAGGAAGCGGCCGTTCCCGAAGAGAGCGTCAAACTGCTCTTCACGTCCGTGTTCGACGTCGGCTACTGGTCCTACACCACCGTGGCGGTACGGGTGCTGGAACCGTTCGAACCGGCCATCAATGACCCGGAGAGCATCGAACTGCTGTGGATTCCCGTCGAAGAGGTGGCCGGCATCAACCTGCACCCTACCTTCGCCGCCTCCTGGCCGGAGCTGCGAGGCAGGCTGCTGGACGGCATTGGCGATGGACACCGATAA
- a CDS encoding TraR/DksA C4-type zinc finger protein: MDTDKFRLLLEEERARKLALLPALSADIASANAARQNANVDDEHDPEGATIAFELSQASALLDQSRSGLAEVDAALERIRTGTYGICTVCGEPIAEGRLEARPWTPFCIRHTGGRA, translated from the coding sequence ATGGACACCGATAAGTTCCGGCTGCTGCTGGAAGAGGAACGGGCGCGGAAGCTCGCCCTGCTGCCGGCGCTCAGCGCGGACATAGCCTCGGCCAATGCCGCCCGGCAGAACGCCAATGTCGACGACGAGCATGACCCCGAGGGAGCCACCATCGCCTTCGAACTCTCGCAGGCGTCCGCACTCCTGGATCAAAGCCGGTCCGGACTGGCGGAAGTGGACGCCGCCCTCGAGCGGATCCGCACGGGCACGTACGGCATATGCACGGTATGCGGGGAGCCGATCGCCGAAGGGCGGCTGGAGGCCCGCCCCTGGACGCCTTTCTGCATCCGCCACACTGGGGGCCGGGCGTAA
- a CDS encoding DUF1918 domain-containing protein, giving the protein MQATQGDRIIIRGRTVESSDRHGEILEVKGQNGAPPYHVRFDDGHETILYPGGDFTVEHHTT; this is encoded by the coding sequence ATGCAGGCAACCCAGGGAGACCGCATCATCATCCGGGGCAGGACAGTGGAGTCTTCGGACCGCCACGGTGAGATTCTGGAGGTCAAGGGCCAGAACGGAGCGCCGCCGTACCACGTCCGTTTTGACGATGGCCACGAGACCATCCTGTACCCCGGCGGCGACTTTACCGTCGAGCACCACACCACTTAG
- a CDS encoding endonuclease/exonuclease/phosphatase family protein, with product MRVISYNLRKHKASGELMSLARNFGIDVLCLQECDSSDLPDTLGPLHLADYTKGNRLGLAIYYRADRFTALDTQTFALKKSMHDRVMAPAHERLIGTRMVDNETDHELVVGSFHAAPLTASNSLRRKQIHAAHAELLSMGTGLMTLMVGDFNYPFFTKSLDAHMKNSGYALSLSNRRTYTRYKVFKGHFDFATSLGLDIESVETLPRGKSDHLPILVTAEYGADRAPIKGQPVS from the coding sequence ATGCGAGTTATTAGCTACAACCTCCGCAAGCACAAGGCGAGCGGCGAACTGATGAGTCTGGCCCGCAACTTTGGGATAGATGTCCTCTGCCTTCAGGAATGTGACTCATCCGATCTGCCTGACACCCTCGGCCCTCTCCATCTGGCCGACTACACCAAGGGCAACAGGCTGGGCCTGGCTATCTACTACCGGGCTGACCGCTTCACGGCACTCGATACCCAGACCTTCGCCCTGAAGAAGTCCATGCACGACCGCGTGATGGCACCGGCCCATGAGCGGCTGATCGGCACCCGGATGGTGGACAACGAAACCGACCACGAACTGGTGGTGGGCTCGTTCCACGCCGCCCCGCTCACCGCGTCAAACTCGCTGCGGCGCAAGCAGATCCACGCGGCCCACGCCGAACTGCTGAGCATGGGCACCGGGCTCATGACACTGATGGTGGGCGACTTTAACTACCCGTTCTTCACCAAGAGCCTTGACGCGCACATGAAGAACTCCGGCTACGCGCTGTCCCTGAGCAACCGCAGGACATACACCCGGTACAAGGTCTTCAAGGGCCACTTCGACTTTGCTACATCACTGGGCCTGGACATTGAAAGCGTGGAGACGCTGCCCCGGGGAAAGTCTGACCACCTGCCCATCCTGGTGACGGCCGAATACGGTGCAGACCGGGCCCCGATCAAGGGGCAGCCGGTTTCCTGA
- a CDS encoding thioesterase family protein, translating to MTAELPELADGDFYYQDLGGGRFRSTIHAQGAWNAHEQHMAPASGLLADQLDRHEPRGDMRMARLSYEILGLIPGGEFDIVTTTLRPGRTIELLQAELVAAGRVAIRATAWRMITSDTSAVAAVEDGAIPSPDECKPYDGASVWPGGYIRSLEMRVAEGHRPGAGKVWLRTDHPLTDGNDSTDTARLMGLVDTANGIAARVPPGKDSWAFPNLDLQIHMYRRPEGEWLGLDNAVSFGADGIGLTSTVLHDLSGPFGRAEQILTLRRS from the coding sequence TTGACTGCTGAACTCCCGGAACTCGCCGACGGCGACTTCTACTACCAGGACCTGGGGGGCGGCCGCTTCCGTTCCACCATCCACGCCCAGGGGGCCTGGAACGCCCACGAACAGCACATGGCCCCGGCATCGGGACTCCTGGCTGACCAGCTGGACCGGCATGAGCCCCGGGGCGACATGCGGATGGCCAGGCTCAGCTACGAAATCCTGGGACTGATCCCCGGCGGTGAGTTTGACATCGTCACCACCACGCTGCGCCCGGGACGCACCATCGAGCTGCTGCAGGCTGAGCTGGTGGCGGCCGGCCGCGTGGCCATCAGGGCGACGGCCTGGCGCATGATCACCAGCGATACGTCCGCGGTGGCCGCCGTCGAGGACGGCGCCATCCCCTCGCCGGACGAATGCAAGCCCTACGACGGCGCGAGCGTGTGGCCGGGTGGGTACATCCGATCCCTGGAAATGAGGGTGGCGGAAGGTCACCGGCCAGGCGCCGGGAAGGTGTGGCTGCGCACGGACCATCCGCTGACGGACGGGAACGACAGCACGGACACGGCAAGGCTGATGGGGCTGGTGGACACCGCCAACGGTATTGCCGCGCGGGTTCCGCCGGGCAAGGATAGCTGGGCGTTCCCCAATCTGGACCTCCAGATCCACATGTACCGGCGGCCGGAGGGCGAGTGGCTGGGACTGGACAACGCCGTGTCCTTTGGTGCCGACGGCATCGGCCTCACCTCGACCGTCCTCCACGACCTGTCCGGCCCGTTCGGGCGGGCGGAACAGATCCTCACGCTGCGGAGGAGCTGA
- a CDS encoding DUF2177 family protein: MLQFLVVAAAFAVIDAVWLKLMNPFYRSHIGDLLASRPNLGYAVAFYLIYIAGIVFFALRPALDGGTWLTAVGHGAGLGAFAYATYDLTNAATLKTWPLQLIVVDMAWGALLTALATLAGWLVFH; the protein is encoded by the coding sequence ATGTTGCAATTCCTGGTCGTCGCCGCTGCCTTCGCCGTGATCGACGCCGTGTGGCTCAAGCTCATGAACCCGTTCTACCGCAGCCACATCGGTGATTTGCTGGCCAGCCGGCCCAATCTAGGGTACGCCGTGGCGTTCTATTTGATTTACATTGCGGGCATCGTTTTCTTCGCCCTGCGGCCGGCGCTCGACGGCGGCACCTGGCTGACCGCCGTCGGCCACGGGGCGGGGCTGGGCGCCTTTGCCTACGCAACGTACGACCTCACCAACGCGGCGACGCTCAAGACCTGGCCGCTGCAGCTCATCGTCGTGGACATGGCATGGGGCGCCCTGCTGACCGCCCTCGCCACGCTGGCGGGCTGGCTGGTCTTCCACTAG
- a CDS encoding lipoate--protein ligase family protein: MTIRELSNMQQAGADSRTLTLVRQEQSLGAVRDLDFGIELLGKARAGDIGPTLRLYRPAPTVAFGQRDTRLPGFGTAAQACRDLGFEPLIRKAGGRAAAYHEGTLIIDHVEPHSDAIAGAKGRFAFFGEMLAGALQSVGVHAAVGEIPGEYCPGEYSVHGFAPVAPAHRIKLVGTAQRVVSGAWLFSSVVVVENSAPIREVLTASYAALGLDWDPATAGAVDDLVPGLNVQAIEDAVVRTYADYATMGPADFSSLHRSVDRPRP; encoded by the coding sequence ATGACCATAAGGGAGCTTAGCAACATGCAGCAGGCCGGGGCTGATTCACGGACTCTGACCCTCGTCCGGCAGGAGCAGTCCCTCGGTGCCGTCCGGGACCTCGATTTCGGGATCGAGCTCCTCGGCAAGGCCAGGGCCGGGGACATCGGACCCACCCTTCGGCTGTACCGGCCCGCACCGACTGTTGCCTTCGGCCAGCGCGACACCCGCCTGCCAGGCTTCGGCACCGCCGCCCAGGCCTGTCGTGACCTGGGGTTCGAACCGCTGATCCGCAAGGCGGGAGGCCGCGCTGCCGCGTACCACGAGGGCACCCTCATCATCGACCACGTGGAGCCGCACAGCGACGCCATTGCCGGAGCCAAGGGCCGGTTCGCCTTTTTCGGCGAGATGCTGGCGGGGGCGCTGCAGAGCGTGGGCGTGCACGCCGCCGTCGGTGAAATCCCCGGCGAGTACTGCCCCGGTGAATACAGCGTCCACGGCTTCGCCCCCGTGGCTCCCGCGCACCGGATCAAGCTGGTGGGTACGGCCCAGCGTGTGGTGTCCGGCGCCTGGCTGTTCAGTTCCGTCGTCGTGGTGGAGAACTCGGCCCCCATCCGCGAGGTGCTCACCGCCAGCTACGCGGCCCTGGGGCTGGACTGGGATCCGGCGACAGCCGGTGCGGTCGACGACCTCGTGCCCGGCCTGAACGTGCAGGCCATCGAGGACGCGGTGGTCCGCACCTACGCGGACTACGCGACGATGGGCCCGGCGGACTTCAGCAGCCTCCACCGCAGCGTTGACAGGCCGCGACCCTGA
- a CDS encoding VOC family protein, translated as MATVSVRYIVDDVDAAINFYCEHLTFKLVMHPAPPFAMLDRGDLRLLLSAPGRQGGGGRSMPDGTSPAPGGWNRITLEVSDLAATVRALRDAGVPFRNDIVTGVGGNQVLIEDPSGNPIELFEPKIPEARLATS; from the coding sequence ATGGCAACCGTAAGCGTGCGCTATATCGTCGATGATGTCGATGCTGCGATCAACTTCTACTGCGAACATCTGACATTCAAGCTCGTCATGCATCCCGCTCCGCCTTTTGCCATGCTCGACCGCGGCGATCTGAGGCTGCTGCTCAGTGCTCCGGGCCGCCAAGGTGGGGGAGGCCGAAGCATGCCCGACGGCACCAGTCCCGCGCCGGGCGGCTGGAACCGAATCACGCTCGAGGTGTCCGACCTCGCGGCAACCGTCCGGGCGCTCCGCGACGCGGGCGTGCCGTTCCGAAATGACATCGTCACCGGTGTCGGAGGCAATCAGGTACTGATCGAAGATCCCTCCGGCAATCCGATCGAACTGTTCGAGCCGAAGATCCCCGAGGCACGGCTCGCAACATCCTGA
- a CDS encoding VOC family protein, translating to MNPVSPQIGTVFVPVSDIEEARDWYCGMLGVPADDKVLLDHLYILPMEGTGLVLDSRIYSPGAVFQVPAFHFNTADIHAAHAFMKARGVELTDVNDDQWFNFRDPDGNVLMICQIPPATE from the coding sequence GTGAACCCAGTTTCCCCGCAGATCGGCACCGTCTTTGTCCCCGTCAGCGATATCGAGGAAGCCCGTGACTGGTATTGCGGCATGCTGGGCGTTCCCGCTGATGACAAGGTCCTGCTGGACCACCTGTACATCCTCCCCATGGAGGGGACCGGCCTGGTCCTGGACAGCAGGATCTACTCCCCCGGCGCCGTCTTCCAGGTTCCGGCGTTCCACTTCAACACCGCGGACATCCATGCTGCCCACGCATTCATGAAAGCCCGGGGCGTGGAACTCACGGACGTCAACGACGACCAATGGTTCAACTTCCGGGACCCGGACGGAAACGTCCTCATGATCTGCCAGATCCCCCCGGCCACCGAATAA
- a CDS encoding IS481 family transposase produces MSYVTHANADLTPKARGKLACLVIEQGWTLRRAAERFQCSPATAKKWVDRYRALGEDGMADASSRPRRSPNRTPARTERRIVALRFTRRWGPHRIAAHLHLARSTVGKVLARYRMPRLACLDQGTGLPVRKPAPQRYEHENAGDLVHVDIKKLGRIPDGGGHRALGRARGRRNRRAGTGYAYLHHAVDDHSRLAYSEILGDEKKETAAAFWIRAVAFFAAHGITVKAVLTDNGSCYRSRAFAAALGPHVKHRRTRPYRPQTNGKVERFNRTLASEWAYARPYTSETERAATYEVWLHHYNHHRTHTGIGGKTPISRVHNLSGNYT; encoded by the coding sequence GTGTCCTACGTTACCCATGCCAATGCCGACCTGACACCTAAGGCCAGGGGGAAACTCGCTTGTTTGGTCATCGAGCAGGGCTGGACGCTGCGCCGGGCCGCGGAGCGGTTCCAGTGCTCGCCGGCAACGGCCAAGAAATGGGTGGACCGCTACCGGGCCTTGGGTGAGGATGGCATGGCTGATGCGTCGTCCCGGCCTCGACGGAGCCCGAACCGCACGCCCGCGCGCACTGAGCGACGGATTGTGGCGCTGCGTTTCACACGCCGCTGGGGACCGCACCGGATCGCTGCCCACCTTCACCTGGCCCGCTCGACCGTGGGCAAGGTTCTGGCCAGGTACCGGATGCCGAGGCTGGCCTGCCTGGACCAGGGCACCGGACTGCCCGTCCGAAAGCCGGCGCCGCAACGCTATGAACACGAGAACGCCGGGGATCTGGTCCACGTGGACATCAAGAAGCTCGGACGAATCCCCGATGGCGGCGGACACCGCGCCTTGGGACGTGCCAGGGGTCGGCGGAACCGCCGTGCCGGGACCGGGTACGCGTATCTGCACCACGCCGTCGATGACCATTCGCGTCTGGCGTACTCAGAAATCCTCGGCGATGAGAAAAAGGAAACCGCTGCCGCTTTCTGGATCCGGGCCGTCGCGTTCTTCGCCGCGCACGGAATCACCGTCAAGGCCGTGCTCACCGATAACGGATCCTGCTACCGCTCCCGGGCCTTCGCAGCTGCCCTGGGCCCGCACGTCAAGCACCGGCGGACCCGCCCCTACCGGCCGCAGACTAACGGCAAGGTCGAACGCTTCAACCGGACCCTCGCCAGTGAATGGGCCTACGCCAGGCCCTACACCTCAGAAACCGAGCGCGCCGCCACCTACGAGGTCTGGCTCCACCACTACAATCACCACAGAACCCATACCGGCATCGGCGGCAAGACCCCCATCAGCCGCGTTCACAACCTCAGTGGGAATTACACCTAG
- a CDS encoding mycoredoxin has translation MDFTPEDGTITMFSTTWCGYCNRLKKQLDAQGIGYTEINIEEVDGTAELVEQINGGNRTVPTVLFPDGTAATNPSAAEVKSRLAA, from the coding sequence GTGGACTTTACCCCCGAAGACGGCACCATCACCATGTTCTCGACCACCTGGTGCGGCTACTGCAACCGGCTGAAGAAGCAGCTGGACGCCCAGGGCATCGGCTACACCGAGATCAACATCGAAGAGGTCGACGGCACGGCCGAGCTCGTGGAGCAGATCAACGGCGGCAACCGCACGGTCCCCACCGTCCTCTTCCCGGACGGCACCGCCGCCACGAACCCGTCCGCAGCCGAGGTCAAGAGCAGGCTCGCCGCCTAG
- a CDS encoding SOS response-associated peptidase, whose translation MCGRYVMARAVGDLLAEFDAELENETEIPPSWNVAPTDGAPIVLERLIDGDTVRQLHVARWGLVPSWAKSPAIGAKMINARSESVLEKPAFRKAVQSRRCAVPADGYYEWKQGEGRSKQPYYVHPRDESAIAFAGLYEWWKDPSVPPGEPAQWMLSMSIMTADSPPAGSEGTVFAELTALHDRVPLPMSRDTMAAWLDPQADDAAGLVDLVRSGVNEVAAGWRVDSVGKAVGNVRNNSPELIEPVEALF comes from the coding sequence ATGTGTGGACGCTACGTCATGGCCCGGGCAGTGGGGGATCTGCTGGCCGAATTCGACGCCGAACTTGAGAATGAAACTGAAATCCCGCCGTCGTGGAACGTTGCGCCCACCGACGGCGCGCCCATTGTCCTGGAACGGCTTATCGACGGCGACACGGTCCGCCAGTTGCACGTCGCACGCTGGGGTCTGGTGCCGTCCTGGGCAAAAAGCCCGGCCATCGGCGCGAAGATGATCAATGCCAGGAGCGAGTCGGTCCTCGAGAAACCGGCGTTCCGCAAGGCCGTGCAGTCGAGGCGCTGCGCGGTCCCGGCGGACGGCTACTACGAATGGAAGCAGGGCGAGGGCCGCAGCAAGCAGCCCTATTACGTCCATCCCCGGGACGAGTCCGCCATCGCCTTCGCCGGACTGTACGAGTGGTGGAAGGACCCGTCCGTGCCCCCGGGCGAACCCGCACAGTGGATGCTGTCCATGTCCATCATGACGGCGGACTCGCCGCCGGCGGGATCTGAAGGGACTGTGTTCGCCGAACTCACCGCCCTCCACGACCGTGTCCCGCTCCCGATGAGCCGCGACACCATGGCGGCCTGGCTTGACCCGCAGGCGGATGACGCCGCCGGCCTCGTGGATCTGGTCCGGTCCGGCGTGAACGAGGTTGCCGCCGGCTGGCGCGTGGATTCCGTGGGCAAGGCGGTGGGGAACGTCCGCAACAACTCTCCCGAGCTCATCGAACCGGTGGAGGCGCTCTTCTGA
- a CDS encoding VOC family protein has product MRSVAASRRFYVEGLGWPVHREVPDEVIFIQANHGLILSLWDAGQMQAEAAVDAPSAVPCITLSHNVGTAGQVDQVMAQAESAGAAVVAPAKTQPWGGYTGYFADPDGFRWEIAFNPTWTVDDGGRVTV; this is encoded by the coding sequence GTGCGCAGCGTGGCCGCCTCCCGGCGCTTCTATGTGGAGGGCCTGGGCTGGCCGGTCCACCGCGAGGTTCCCGACGAAGTCATCTTCATCCAGGCCAACCACGGCCTGATTCTCTCCCTGTGGGATGCCGGGCAGATGCAAGCTGAGGCCGCCGTCGACGCCCCTTCCGCCGTTCCCTGCATTACGCTCAGCCACAACGTGGGCACTGCGGGGCAGGTGGACCAGGTGATGGCGCAGGCAGAGTCGGCCGGCGCCGCCGTCGTGGCTCCTGCCAAGACCCAGCCATGGGGCGGCTACACCGGATACTTCGCGGATCCTGACGGCTTCCGCTGGGAAATTGCGTTCAACCCCACCTGGACAGTGGACGACGGCGGACGGGTCACCGTCTGA
- a CDS encoding chorismate mutase: MIMPTNHGDEKNAQADREQLAAVRVAVDEVDEQIVTLIARRERLIRIAGTLKGDDAEVRAPGRVERVIEHVRQAAEKKEIDPDIVETTYRAMISKFIELEMKIHNDNS; the protein is encoded by the coding sequence ATGATCATGCCCACAAATCACGGAGACGAGAAAAACGCCCAGGCAGACCGGGAACAGCTCGCCGCCGTGCGGGTCGCGGTGGATGAGGTGGACGAGCAGATCGTCACGCTGATTGCCCGCCGCGAACGCCTGATCCGCATCGCGGGAACCCTGAAGGGTGATGACGCTGAAGTGCGGGCCCCGGGCCGCGTGGAGCGGGTTATCGAGCACGTGCGCCAGGCCGCCGAGAAAAAAGAAATCGACCCGGACATCGTGGAAACCACGTACCGGGCCATGATCTCGAAGTTCATCGAGCTTGAGATGAAAATCCACAACGACAACAGCTGA
- a CDS encoding DUF6504 family protein, producing MGTFSESVDVVCAPTGEPAELRWGGREYRVCAEPLRWYERRQWWAEERRAPLGSGPGLVDHEIWRVQVRPAGRSSPPETPAAEPAEPLTLDLVRHTGSGRWRLLRIHDALKPRDALRQKSA from the coding sequence ATGGGAACGTTCAGCGAGTCTGTTGACGTCGTCTGCGCACCTACAGGTGAGCCGGCGGAGCTTCGGTGGGGCGGCAGGGAATACCGGGTCTGCGCTGAACCCCTGCGCTGGTACGAACGCCGCCAGTGGTGGGCCGAAGAACGGCGTGCCCCGCTGGGAAGCGGCCCCGGGCTTGTGGACCATGAGATCTGGCGGGTGCAGGTCCGCCCTGCCGGCAGAAGCAGCCCGCCGGAAACTCCGGCTGCAGAACCGGCTGAACCACTAACCCTTGACCTGGTGCGGCATACCGGCAGCGGACGCTGGCGGCTGCTCCGGATCCACGACGCCCTCAAACCCAGAGACGCACTCCGGCAAAAATCAGCATGA